In Ruminococcaceae bacterium BL-6, a genomic segment contains:
- the rbsA gene encoding ribose ABC transporter (ATP-binding protein) (Evidence 2a : Function from experimental evidences in other organisms; PubMedId : 7921236; Product type t : transporter) gives MSKGSGDSRYVVQMYGITKEFEGIKALDDVDFLLEPGRVNCLCGENGAGKSTLIKILSGAYQCDGGEIYLNGEQVKIANPKTAKNLGIIPIYQELDLIDCLSIAENIFLGNERKKNDFVIDKEREIQEAEKMMADIGCEMDVRKSLGELSVAQKQMVAIAKALSTQSKVLILDEPSDVLTGKELKILFEVIRKIKEKGVGIIYISHRLEEVFEIGDVITILRDGKFIGADPVKDMTRKQLIQKMVGREVDEDVKLQHADPGKPVALEAAGITRGKVLSDVSFLLRSGEILGVAGLIGAGRTELARAIIGADRIDKGTIKVFGREVKVSSPTKACQYGIGYIPEDRKMDGLVLIQTVANNILLTVLNQVSRFGFLKEKLMRDTVDRCINQLRIKCSGPNQLAKYLSGGNQQKIVVSKWLATGAKILILDEPTRGVDVGAKAEIYNIIRDFAKQGHAIMLISSEMSEILSMSDRIMVMSEGTITKTFDSNQVSQEELLEYALPKSLKTEV, from the coding sequence ATGAGTAAAGGCAGCGGCGACAGTCGCTATGTCGTACAGATGTATGGCATTACCAAAGAATTCGAAGGCATAAAAGCGCTGGATGATGTGGATTTCCTGCTGGAACCCGGCCGGGTCAACTGTCTCTGCGGAGAAAACGGAGCCGGAAAGTCCACGCTGATTAAGATCCTTTCGGGAGCGTATCAGTGCGACGGCGGGGAGATCTACCTGAACGGCGAACAGGTGAAAATTGCAAATCCCAAAACGGCGAAAAATCTTGGAATCATTCCGATTTATCAGGAGCTCGACCTGATTGATTGCCTTTCGATTGCAGAGAACATATTCCTTGGAAACGAGAGGAAAAAGAACGACTTTGTCATCGATAAGGAGAGAGAAATCCAAGAGGCCGAAAAGATGATGGCAGACATCGGATGCGAGATGGACGTGCGGAAAAGCCTGGGAGAACTGAGCGTCGCCCAAAAGCAGATGGTCGCGATTGCCAAGGCCCTGTCGACGCAGAGCAAAGTGCTGATCCTGGATGAGCCGAGCGATGTGCTGACCGGAAAAGAGCTGAAAATCCTGTTTGAGGTCATCCGAAAGATCAAGGAAAAAGGCGTCGGGATCATCTATATCTCCCACCGGCTCGAAGAGGTCTTTGAAATCGGGGATGTCATCACCATACTCAGGGACGGAAAGTTCATCGGGGCAGATCCGGTCAAGGATATGACGAGGAAACAGCTCATCCAGAAGATGGTGGGACGCGAGGTCGACGAGGATGTCAAGCTGCAGCACGCCGACCCCGGCAAGCCGGTCGCGCTTGAGGCGGCCGGCATCACGCGGGGAAAGGTCCTGTCCGACGTGTCGTTTCTCCTGCGTTCCGGTGAAATTCTCGGCGTGGCGGGCCTGATCGGCGCCGGGCGCACGGAGCTGGCCCGGGCGATTATCGGGGCGGACCGGATCGACAAAGGGACCATCAAAGTTTTCGGCAGAGAGGTTAAGGTCAGTTCGCCCACAAAGGCCTGTCAATATGGGATCGGGTATATCCCCGAGGACCGGAAAATGGATGGCCTTGTGCTGATTCAAACCGTCGCCAACAATATCCTGCTGACGGTTCTGAATCAGGTGAGCCGGTTCGGCTTCCTCAAAGAGAAGCTCATGCGGGATACGGTTGACCGCTGTATCAACCAGCTTCGGATCAAATGCAGCGGGCCGAATCAGCTCGCAAAGTACTTGAGCGGCGGGAACCAGCAGAAGATCGTGGTTTCCAAATGGCTCGCCACGGGGGCGAAGATCCTGATTCTGGATGAGCCGACCAGAGGAGTCGACGTCGGCGCCAAAGCGGAAATCTACAATATCATCAGGGATTTTGCCAAGCAGGGTCATGCCATTATGCTGATCTCCTCGGAAATGAGCGAAATTCTGAGCATGAGCGACAGGATCATGGTGATGTCCGAGGGCACCATCACAAAAACCTTCGATTCGAATCAGGTGTCCCAGGAAGAGCTGTTGGAATATGCGCTGCCCAAGTCCTTGAAAACAGAGGTGTAA
- a CDS encoding Sugar ABC transporter permease, with product MSKKISLSYHEKGGQIFRLARSNAIYLFLLLFFAAACFASPHFRSVSNITTLLSQSSIIGILAIGQTIVLITGGFDLSHGSFLALVSVLIAIVIPTSIFGAFLAAMVSLLALGFVNGFFVNKGISPFIVTLGMQGIARTLALWLANSKSISFKADISVFAYGSLFGIPYCVIIWAVLMAVFAFILNKTVPGRHIYAIGGNSESARLSGVNVEAVRYFAYCISAFCSFAAGVIYVSKLGVGMPDKAVGYEMDSIACAIIGGTSLFGGVGKLSGTLAGVLIYGIITNIQNLMGVSAYWQDVIKGLIILVAVYFNLVSNRRQRGA from the coding sequence ATGAGTAAGAAGATCTCGCTATCCTATCATGAAAAAGGCGGACAAATATTCCGCCTGGCCCGAAGCAATGCAATCTACTTATTCCTGCTGCTGTTCTTTGCGGCCGCATGCTTCGCGTCCCCCCACTTCCGTTCGGTTTCCAACATTACGACCCTGCTGAGCCAGTCCTCCATCATCGGGATTCTGGCAATCGGGCAGACGATCGTTTTGATCACAGGCGGCTTCGATCTTTCGCATGGCTCCTTTCTGGCGCTTGTTTCGGTGTTGATCGCGATTGTGATACCGACCAGCATCTTCGGCGCCTTTCTGGCGGCGATGGTGTCCCTGCTGGCGCTTGGCTTCGTGAATGGCTTTTTTGTCAATAAAGGGATTTCTCCGTTTATCGTGACGCTGGGCATGCAGGGAATCGCGAGAACGCTCGCCCTGTGGCTGGCAAATTCAAAATCGATCAGCTTCAAGGCGGATATCAGCGTGTTCGCCTATGGGTCCCTGTTCGGAATCCCGTACTGTGTGATCATCTGGGCCGTTCTCATGGCGGTATTCGCATTCATATTGAATAAGACCGTTCCCGGCCGCCACATCTACGCGATAGGCGGAAACAGCGAATCCGCCAGGCTTTCCGGCGTGAATGTGGAAGCCGTCCGGTATTTTGCCTATTGCATCAGTGCCTTTTGCTCGTTTGCGGCGGGTGTCATTTACGTTTCAAAGCTCGGGGTGGGCATGCCGGATAAGGCGGTCGGATACGAAATGGATTCCATCGCGTGCGCGATTATCGGCGGGACAAGCCTTTTCGGCGGCGTCGGAAAGCTGAGCGGAACCCTGGCCGGTGTTTTGATTTACGGCATTATCACAAACATTCAGAACCTGATGGGAGTGTCTGCATACTGGCAGGATGTCATCAAGGGCCTGATAATCCTGGTTGCGGTTTACTTCAATTTGGTGAGTAACAGGCGCCAGAGGGGAGCGTGA
- a CDS encoding Ribose ABC transport system, permease protein RbsC (TC 3.A.1.2.1), with protein sequence MVEMRSEKLNARNLFSQYRLFMILLLMAAILSVATKGVFLHKDNIINLFTQNAMLGIIAIGQFLVILTGGIDLSVGSVMMMTSVFYVRFQGLGAVACATLAILLGTAFGVMNALLITKVKINPFITTLATMAVAEGLGNIFVDGHTIFNIQPSFLAIGRIKIASVSIYVFFWIAIAVVMALILRYTSFGIKLYSTGGNASVAYLSGIKTDRVISAAYIISGLLCGVVGVLYTAKLCVGDPTIAGTYNTDSITAVVIGGTSMAGGEGKLFNIVLGVLILGMLSNFMNTMGVPSALHVGVKGCILIATVLFNIYEKKRSK encoded by the coding sequence ATGGTTGAGATGAGAAGCGAAAAGCTGAATGCGAGAAATCTTTTTTCACAGTACCGTTTATTTATGATTCTTCTGCTCATGGCGGCGATCCTTTCGGTTGCAACCAAAGGAGTTTTTCTCCACAAGGACAATATCATCAATCTGTTTACCCAGAATGCCATGCTCGGCATTATCGCCATCGGGCAGTTCCTGGTGATCCTTACCGGCGGCATCGATCTGTCGGTCGGCTCGGTCATGATGATGACCTCTGTGTTCTACGTCAGGTTTCAGGGCCTGGGCGCGGTTGCATGCGCGACGCTGGCGATTTTGCTGGGGACGGCATTCGGAGTGATGAACGCGCTCCTGATCACGAAAGTGAAGATCAACCCGTTTATCACCACCCTGGCGACTATGGCCGTGGCGGAAGGCCTGGGCAACATTTTTGTGGACGGCCACACCATCTTCAATATTCAGCCGTCTTTTCTGGCAATCGGGCGGATAAAAATTGCTTCAGTCTCCATCTATGTGTTCTTTTGGATCGCCATCGCGGTCGTTATGGCGCTGATTCTCAGATATACGTCGTTCGGCATCAAGCTGTACAGTACGGGCGGAAACGCCTCGGTGGCCTATCTTTCCGGCATCAAAACCGACCGGGTCATCAGCGCGGCCTACATCATCTCCGGGCTGCTGTGCGGCGTTGTGGGCGTCCTGTATACCGCGAAGCTGTGCGTCGGGGATCCGACGATCGCCGGAACTTATAACACCGACTCGATTACGGCGGTTGTCATCGGCGGGACCTCAATGGCGGGCGGCGAAGGGAAATTATTCAATATCGTCCTTGGAGTTCTGATTCTGGGGATGTTGAGCAATTTCATGAACACCATGGGCGTCCCGAGCGCGCTTCACGTCGGCGTAAAAGGATGCATTTTGATCGCCACTGTGCTGTTCAATATCTACGAAAAGAAAAGATCCAAGTAA
- a CDS encoding Peripla_BP_4 domain-containing protein — protein sequence MKKLISVLLAGVLALSLTGCGSGNQSAGSAAPSGAADAAQPGSSEKKLIAFSQGDNGNSWRVTCTDDLKATAEARGYEFVWVDAGADPSKQLSDIQDLLSRKPSILIVDPVQTDALTPCVDMATKANVPLITIDRAVGAKVGTGTYVANIVQDFVEVGRQAGQYTVDYLTKKYGKPQGKVLEISGTVGSSPSIDESNGIREVLSKYPDIKIVASQSGDYARATARTVMDDFLNKYPKGSVDFLISYNDEMSLGAMQAMEDAGRTDLFGAIVSKDGMRDALGEVVKGRIYACVQCTPYFGKTTFDLAEKILKGESYESTVNIPFTDFDMAKNKAATEEYYQKLMKDNLAY from the coding sequence ATGAAAAAGCTCATTTCGGTCCTTTTAGCTGGAGTTTTGGCCCTTTCGCTTACAGGGTGCGGCTCCGGAAATCAATCCGCGGGGTCGGCGGCTCCGTCGGGGGCAGCCGACGCGGCGCAGCCGGGTTCTTCCGAGAAGAAACTGATTGCGTTTTCTCAGGGGGACAATGGAAACTCGTGGCGCGTCACCTGCACGGATGACCTGAAGGCCACCGCGGAAGCGAGGGGGTATGAATTTGTCTGGGTCGACGCCGGCGCCGACCCGTCCAAGCAGCTCTCCGATATTCAGGACCTTCTTTCCAGGAAGCCCAGCATCCTGATCGTTGATCCCGTTCAGACCGACGCCCTGACCCCCTGCGTCGATATGGCGACGAAAGCCAATGTCCCCCTGATCACGATCGACCGGGCCGTCGGCGCGAAGGTGGGCACCGGGACCTATGTCGCGAACATCGTGCAGGATTTCGTCGAGGTCGGGAGACAGGCTGGACAGTATACGGTCGATTACTTGACCAAAAAATACGGGAAGCCCCAGGGCAAGGTCCTGGAAATCTCGGGTACCGTCGGCTCGTCCCCGTCCATTGACGAATCCAACGGAATCCGTGAGGTCCTGAGCAAATATCCCGATATCAAGATCGTGGCTTCCCAGTCCGGCGACTATGCGCGCGCCACCGCACGCACCGTGATGGATGATTTTCTCAACAAATATCCCAAGGGCTCCGTCGATTTTCTCATCAGCTACAATGATGAAATGTCTTTGGGCGCGATGCAGGCGATGGAGGATGCCGGCAGGACGGATCTGTTCGGCGCCATCGTTTCCAAGGACGGCATGAGGGATGCGCTTGGCGAAGTCGTGAAGGGGAGAATCTATGCGTGCGTGCAGTGCACACCCTATTTCGGCAAGACCACATTCGACCTTGCGGAAAAGATCCTCAAAGGGGAATCCTATGAATCGACGGTCAACATCCCCTTCACCGATTTCGATATGGCAAAAAACAAGGCGGCCACCGAGGAATATTATCAGAAGCTGATGAAGGACAACCTGGCCTATTAA
- a CDS encoding putative 3-oxoacyl-[acyl-carrier-protein] reductase FabG (Evidence 3 : Putative function from multiple computational evidences), translated as MGKFENKNVVITGSSEGVGQTIACEFAKEGANLFLANRRVPERTMEMIRPFGKEASYAICDIGKERDVVEMAKKAAETFDGKIDILVNNAGFNGKAHLVKDMPLSDWEYTIKVNLTGTMMVTREIVPYMISRKSGVIMNMSSNTGRRGIPYRADYACTKWALIGLTQTLALELAEHNIRVNAVCPGPIEGERAEQLVRMHAEAEHRSLDEMHRSWEDVPMKRFVKPEEVADVVKFLCGSESSSLTGQAINVSCGLIMT; from the coding sequence ATGGGAAAATTTGAAAACAAGAATGTGGTGATCACCGGGTCCTCGGAAGGCGTGGGGCAGACGATCGCCTGTGAATTTGCCAAAGAAGGAGCGAACCTGTTCCTTGCGAACAGGCGCGTTCCGGAAAGGACGATGGAGATGATCCGTCCGTTCGGAAAAGAGGCGTCCTACGCGATATGCGACATCGGCAAGGAGCGGGACGTTGTTGAGATGGCAAAGAAAGCCGCGGAGACCTTTGACGGGAAGATCGATATCCTTGTGAATAACGCGGGGTTCAACGGGAAGGCCCACCTGGTCAAGGATATGCCTCTGTCCGACTGGGAGTACACGATAAAGGTCAACCTTACGGGCACGATGATGGTGACCAGGGAAATCGTTCCGTATATGATCTCGCGGAAGTCCGGCGTCATCATGAACATGTCGAGCAATACGGGGCGCCGCGGGATCCCGTACAGGGCGGATTATGCCTGCACCAAGTGGGCGCTGATCGGCCTGACGCAGACGCTCGCGCTGGAGCTGGCGGAGCACAACATCCGCGTGAATGCGGTCTGCCCCGGCCCGATCGAAGGCGAGAGGGCCGAGCAGCTTGTGCGGATGCATGCCGAGGCGGAGCATCGCAGCCTGGATGAAATGCATCGGTCGTGGGAGGATGTTCCCATGAAACGCTTCGTCAAGCCGGAGGAAGTCGCCGATGTGGTCAAATTCCTGTGCGGCAGCGAAAGCAGCTCGCTTACGGGCCAGGCCATCAATGTCTCCTGCGGGCTCATCATGACCTGA
- the gci gene encoding D-galactarolactone cycloisomerase, producing the protein MKILKIETYILRVPLGNERFYSSQCAFPERNSMLVHIETDEGIGGWGEGGQYGPPEPVASCINDVLAKQLIGRDPLQPMVLWDEMYASTRDFGQKGTYIEAISAIDIALWDIMGKALGKPIYTLLGGAHRKRVPAYATGCYYRGEDPFDYRSNLHRLGEEAKGYVDTGFRMLKIKVGLLPIEQDLERAAAVRQAVGNDIKLFVDCNHSYNAFNAVKMISGLEKLGVVFVEEPVIPEDLEGYKYVRSKVNMAIACGECEYTRYGFKNLITAGCIDIAQPDICVCGGLSEWMKIMALAQAFGVWTIPHVWGSGIALAAALHAVATIPEFPHTANRVVTQNEPMVEYDRNPNPLRDLLLKEKFELVNGCVVVPAGPGLGVEIDRKILEKYSVRK; encoded by the coding sequence ATGAAGATATTGAAGATCGAGACGTATATTCTTAGAGTACCGTTAGGAAACGAGAGGTTCTACTCTTCCCAGTGTGCTTTCCCGGAAAGAAACAGTATGCTGGTCCACATCGAAACCGACGAAGGGATCGGCGGCTGGGGAGAAGGGGGACAGTACGGCCCTCCGGAACCGGTGGCTTCCTGCATCAACGACGTCCTTGCCAAACAGCTGATCGGGCGGGATCCCCTGCAGCCCATGGTGCTGTGGGATGAGATGTATGCGAGCACCAGGGACTTTGGGCAGAAGGGAACCTATATCGAGGCGATCAGCGCAATCGATATCGCGCTGTGGGACATTATGGGAAAGGCCCTGGGAAAACCCATCTATACGCTGCTTGGCGGCGCGCACCGGAAAAGAGTGCCGGCCTATGCGACCGGATGCTATTACCGCGGCGAAGATCCTTTCGATTATCGGTCCAACCTGCACAGGCTCGGAGAAGAGGCAAAAGGATATGTCGACACCGGCTTCCGAATGCTGAAAATAAAAGTGGGGCTCCTGCCGATCGAGCAGGATCTGGAACGGGCCGCCGCGGTCCGGCAGGCGGTGGGGAACGATATCAAGCTGTTTGTGGACTGCAATCATTCCTACAACGCCTTCAACGCGGTGAAAATGATAAGCGGGCTGGAGAAGCTGGGCGTCGTCTTTGTGGAAGAGCCGGTGATCCCCGAAGACCTGGAAGGGTACAAGTATGTGCGGTCCAAAGTCAATATGGCGATTGCCTGCGGGGAGTGCGAATATACCCGGTACGGGTTTAAAAATCTCATCACCGCGGGCTGCATTGACATCGCGCAGCCGGACATCTGCGTTTGCGGCGGGCTTTCCGAATGGATGAAGATCATGGCGCTCGCACAGGCGTTCGGCGTATGGACCATCCCGCATGTGTGGGGGTCCGGCATCGCGCTGGCCGCGGCGCTGCATGCGGTCGCGACGATACCGGAGTTCCCCCATACGGCGAATCGCGTGGTGACGCAGAACGAGCCTATGGTGGAATATGACCGCAACCCCAACCCCCTGCGGGACCTTCTTCTCAAAGAAAAGTTCGAGCTGGTAAACGGCTGCGTCGTGGTGCCCGCGGGGCCGGGCCTCGGGGTGGAGATCGACAGAAAGATCCTGGAAAAATATTCGGTCCGGAAATGA
- a CDS encoding Amidohydro-rel domain-containing protein: MKAIDIHAHIFSCVHGANRNGPVTSERYGRVFNGGSVKPFMPPLSDHTTFTEDNLLEMMARSDVEKAVLLQNPTIGLINGEVAGAVRAHPGVFVAAAQVDPFLPDAAERLQALVETGAFRALKLEMSDDWGWLSIHPQADFHYRKVYPLLDVAAANRLHVIFDTGATTGAAYLVDELRGLVRDYPDIHFVFEHLGYMTPGGDEPRYGQLLQLGRLENVSFGISAAGQLLAEEYPCKRALLLLQQAYEIMGAEKLLWGSDCPTTLCRYTYQQMKDFVALHATFLTEKERFQILYGNADRMFFGD, translated from the coding sequence ATGAAAGCAATCGATATCCATGCCCATATTTTTTCCTGTGTGCATGGAGCAAACCGGAACGGCCCGGTGACTTCGGAGCGGTACGGGCGGGTTTTCAACGGCGGCTCCGTAAAGCCGTTCATGCCCCCTCTGAGCGATCACACGACGTTTACGGAGGACAATCTGCTCGAAATGATGGCCCGGTCGGACGTGGAAAAGGCGGTTCTTTTGCAGAACCCAACCATCGGCCTTATCAACGGGGAAGTCGCCGGGGCGGTGCGCGCTCATCCCGGTGTGTTCGTGGCGGCCGCGCAGGTGGACCCATTTCTTCCCGATGCGGCGGAACGGCTGCAGGCGCTGGTCGAGACGGGCGCGTTCCGCGCGCTGAAGCTGGAAATGAGCGACGACTGGGGGTGGCTTTCCATTCATCCGCAGGCGGATTTTCACTATCGGAAGGTTTACCCGCTTCTTGACGTCGCCGCGGCGAACCGCCTGCATGTGATTTTCGATACCGGCGCTACGACGGGCGCGGCATATCTTGTGGATGAGCTTCGCGGCCTTGTCCGTGATTATCCGGACATACATTTTGTCTTTGAGCATCTGGGATATATGACGCCCGGCGGGGACGAGCCGCGCTATGGGCAGCTTTTGCAGCTCGGACGCCTGGAGAATGTCAGCTTCGGAATCTCCGCCGCAGGGCAGCTTCTTGCGGAGGAGTACCCGTGCAAACGCGCGCTTCTGCTTCTGCAGCAGGCCTATGAAATCATGGGCGCGGAAAAGCTCCTCTGGGGATCCGACTGTCCCACGACGCTGTGCCGCTATACCTATCAGCAGATGAAGGATTTCGTTGCACTGCACGCAACCTTCCTGACCGAAAAAGAGCGCTTTCAAATTCTTTACGGCAATGCGGACCGGATGTTTTTCGGAGACTGA
- the fucU gene encoding L-fucose mutarotase — translation MLKKIPSILSPELLKVLDEMGHGDRICIGDGNFPGTSLARAGGAILLRADGHGVPALLNAILELIPLDENVDTPVMLMDTMESDKHLDIVIWKEYEKIVEKYDKRGKAAIGKYERSEFYEQAKNTYCVLQSGESAIYGNIILRKGIVY, via the coding sequence ATGCTCAAAAAAATACCTTCCATTCTGTCGCCGGAGCTGCTGAAGGTTCTGGATGAAATGGGGCACGGCGACCGGATCTGCATCGGCGACGGAAATTTTCCGGGGACGTCTTTGGCAAGGGCGGGGGGAGCCATCCTCCTGCGCGCGGATGGGCACGGTGTTCCCGCGCTGCTGAATGCCATTCTGGAACTGATCCCGCTGGATGAAAATGTGGATACTCCCGTTATGCTGATGGATACGATGGAAAGCGACAAGCATCTGGACATCGTCATCTGGAAGGAATACGAGAAGATCGTCGAAAAGTACGACAAGCGCGGAAAGGCCGCAATCGGCAAATATGAGCGCTCTGAATTTTACGAGCAGGCGAAGAATACCTATTGCGTTCTTCAGTCCGGCGAGTCCGCCATTTATGGAAATATCATCCTGAGAAAAGGCATCGTCTATTGA
- a CDS encoding protein of unknown function (Evidence 5 : Unknown function) — protein MTCFFASCPVEKAGRIGKKPLVIVARDRCGESRGLRRFPMRLAYVCGFPAEPGLQKDR, from the coding sequence ATGACCTGCTTTTTTGCGTCCTGCCCGGTGGAAAAAGCGGGGCGTATCGGAAAAAAACCACTTGTCATTGTCGCGCGCGACCGGTGTGGAGAATCCAGGGGGCTGCGCCGGTTCCCGATGCGGCTTGCTTATGTCTGCGGCTTTCCGGCGGAACCAGGCCTGCAGAAAGACAGGTAG
- a CDS encoding Sigma-54-dependent Fis family transcriptional regulator, producing MEKVKDIMIFSASDVFTAASRQIIVKRRLSRRVGIIEATGRNTVRNAQKAAASGAKILIARGRNVRLLKEHVSIPVVDVPYLFEEIYESVHTGCCAPEESALVGFDNAYDTMMYFRQISGTDVQVIGPKSPDTIEQDIMSELRPDIRVLIGGFTVKQVADAHHLRHVMLRVRTSNVEMAIDRALNILMSLEARDEYLQTILATVNGTPDAILNFSRSGELLFQNDNAKALFRNRTPGEILGLLFPETEAKQVLNQRDAPYKTIVNLFSRVYFVNCKPIIVNSQIKSVVVIVGSGNRIQSAEKQIRIKLNEKRPAAKYTFEDILGKSAAIRETIRLAKKYARSGSAVLITGETGTGKEIFAQSIHTYSKRAEEPFVAINCAALPESILESELFGYVKGAFTGANKEGKMGLFEWAHGGTVFLDEIGEMDINVQAKLLRVLQEKEISRLGDNQTIPIDVRVISATNKDLEALVRAKKFREDLLYRLNVLELHLPPLRQRKEDIPSLIGHYLAANCHGVSFSEEAVRLLQEGNYPGNIRQLFNLLERAVTLSDSTRIRPEHLAGILRREAEESPSFQAALPAPKGSTAAYEQEQIRELLERNQGSRARVAAELNISTTTLWRKMKKYHLIP from the coding sequence TTGGAAAAAGTCAAAGACATCATGATTTTTTCCGCCTCGGATGTTTTCACCGCCGCCAGCCGGCAGATCATCGTCAAGCGGCGTCTGAGCAGGCGGGTGGGCATCATCGAAGCCACCGGCCGGAATACCGTCCGGAACGCCCAGAAGGCCGCCGCTTCCGGAGCAAAGATTCTGATCGCCCGGGGCCGGAACGTCCGGCTGCTGAAAGAGCATGTGTCCATTCCGGTGGTGGATGTCCCCTATCTTTTCGAAGAGATCTACGAATCCGTCCACACGGGATGCTGTGCGCCGGAGGAAAGCGCGCTGGTGGGGTTCGACAATGCATACGACACGATGATGTACTTCCGCCAGATCTCCGGAACCGATGTGCAGGTCATCGGCCCCAAATCGCCGGACACCATCGAGCAGGATATCATGAGCGAGCTTCGGCCCGACATCCGGGTCCTGATCGGCGGCTTCACCGTAAAACAGGTCGCCGACGCCCATCATCTGCGCCATGTCATGCTGCGGGTGCGCACCAGCAACGTGGAGATGGCCATCGACCGGGCGCTGAACATCCTGATGTCGCTGGAAGCGAGGGACGAATACCTGCAGACGATATTGGCCACCGTCAACGGTACTCCCGACGCAATCCTCAACTTTTCCCGTTCCGGCGAGCTTCTGTTTCAGAACGACAACGCCAAGGCCCTGTTCCGGAACCGGACGCCGGGAGAGATCCTGGGGCTGCTGTTCCCTGAAACAGAGGCGAAACAGGTTCTGAACCAGAGGGATGCGCCCTACAAAACCATTGTGAACCTGTTCTCCCGCGTTTATTTTGTAAACTGCAAGCCCATCATTGTCAACTCTCAGATCAAAAGCGTGGTCGTCATCGTCGGCAGCGGAAACCGGATCCAGTCCGCGGAAAAACAGATCCGCATCAAGCTGAACGAAAAACGCCCCGCCGCCAAGTACACATTTGAAGATATCTTGGGCAAAAGCGCCGCGATCAGGGAAACGATCCGTCTCGCGAAAAAATACGCCAGAAGCGGCAGCGCCGTCCTGATTACCGGAGAAACCGGAACCGGGAAAGAAATCTTCGCCCAAAGCATACACACCTACAGCAAGCGGGCGGAAGAGCCCTTTGTGGCCATCAACTGCGCAGCGCTTCCGGAATCCATTCTGGAAAGCGAACTGTTCGGCTATGTAAAGGGAGCCTTTACCGGGGCCAACAAGGAAGGGAAAATGGGACTGTTCGAGTGGGCGCACGGAGGAACCGTGTTCCTGGACGAGATCGGCGAGATGGACATCAACGTTCAGGCAAAGCTGCTCCGCGTGCTTCAGGAAAAGGAAATCAGCCGGCTGGGGGACAACCAGACGATCCCGATCGACGTGCGCGTGATCAGCGCCACCAACAAGGATCTGGAGGCGCTGGTGCGGGCAAAAAAATTCCGCGAGGACCTGCTCTACCGGCTGAATGTGCTGGAGCTGCACCTGCCCCCGCTCCGGCAGCGAAAAGAGGATATTCCCAGCCTGATCGGCCACTATCTGGCGGCGAACTGCCATGGGGTATCCTTCAGTGAGGAAGCGGTCAGGCTGCTCCAGGAAGGAAATTATCCGGGAAACATCAGGCAGCTCTTCAATCTTCTGGAGCGCGCCGTCACCCTTTCCGACAGCACCCGGATCCGCCCGGAACATCTGGCCGGCATTCTCCGCCGGGAGGCGGAGGAAAGCCCTTCCTTCCAAGCGGCGCTGCCTGCTCCCAAAGGCTCGACGGCGGCATACGAGCAGGAGCAAATCCGGGAGCTTCTGGAGCGCAACCAGGGCAGCAGAGCGCGGGTAGCCGCAGAGCTGAATATCAGTACGACCACCCTTTGGAGGAAGATGAAAAAATATCACCTGATCCCGTAA
- a CDS encoding protein of unknown function (Evidence 5 : Unknown function): protein MGFAIISNFFQLLLLKIEQLAYELLSLLSGTRKEDKEWFIRY, encoded by the coding sequence ATGGGATTTGCTATTATTTCAAATTTTTTTCAATTACTTTTATTGAAAATAGAACAATTGGCATATGAATTGCTTTCTTTATTGAGTGGAACAAGAAAGGAGGACAAAGAATGGTTTATAAGGTATTAG